The following is a genomic window from Sulfitobacter pontiacus.
TCATGCGCATGGGCAGATCGGCGATCTGGTCTTCGGGATAGAGCCACGGCCCCTCGGGCAATTCGCCTGCCAGCCATTGGCGCAACGTATCCACACCATGCCCCCGCTCGGCCGAGATCATGAATGTTTCGGCAAAATCATAGCGGTCGTTCATCTCTTTGCTCAGCCCCAACAGGACCGGCGCTTCGACACGGTCGATCTTGTTGATTGCAAGCGCGACCTTGCGCCCCTGACCGATGTCGGCGAGGCCTTCCAGGATACGTTCGACCCCTTCGGTGATCCCGCGGTTGGCCTCGATCAGCAGAATGACAACATCGGCATCCGCAGCGCCCCCCCAAGCCGCGGCCACCATGGCGCGGTCCAGACGGCGACGGGGCTGGAACAGACCGGGCGTATCCACGAACACAAGCTGGCTTTCCCCTTCCATCGCGACCCCACGAATACGGGCGCGTGTGGTCTGCACCTTATGGGTCACGATCGACACTTTCGCGCCGACCATGCGGTTCAGCAACGTCGATTTGCCCGCGTTGGGCTCGCCGATCAGGGCGATAAATCCGGCGCGCGTGGTCATGAGGGTCTCTCCAATTGGGCCAAGAGCGTCTTGGCAGCGGCCTGTTCGGCCTGACGTTTCGATGGGGCGGACGCGACGGCGCTGGCCCCGTTTTCAATCCGGGCGGTGATGGTAAACACCGGGGCGTGGTCTGGCCCCTGCCGGTCGGTCTGAACATAGGCGGGGGGCGGCAAGCCGCGCGCTTGCGCCCATTCTTGCAGCGCGGTCTTGGCGTCGCGGGCGTCTTGCTTGACCTGCATCACGCGGTCACCCCACAATCGCAGGATCAACGCTTTGGCCTCGTCAAATCCGCCATCCAGATAGACAGCAGCGATGATAGCCTCGATCGCGTCCCCCAACAACGCCTGCTTGCGGCGGCCGCCAGACAACATCTCTGACCGGCCAAGCTTCAGCACAGCGCCCATGTCGATCTCGCGCGCGACCTCGGCGCAGGCTTCCTTGCGCACCAAAGCGTTGAACCGCGGGGCCAGCTGCCCTTCGGTTGCGGCCGGATCAAGTTTCAGCAGCGCTTCGGCCATCACCAGCCCCAGAACGCGATCCCCCAGAAACTCGAGCCGCTGGTTGTCGTCACGATTGGCCGACGACATAGAGGCATGGGTCACCGCGCGGTTCAACAGCTCCGGCTTGGCAAAGTGGTACCCGATGCGGCCTTCAAAGGCCCGGAGATCAGCATTCAACTTCACTTGATCGCCTTAAAGAAACGATCGCTGCGCCATGTCCAGAAGAACAACATCGACCGACCGGCCGAGCTGAACATGATCCGGTCAGCGCGACCGATCAGGTTTTCGTACGGCACGAAACCGACGCCACCGGCCTGCTGTGCCAGACGGCTATCGGCAGAGTTGTCGCGGTTGTCACCCATGAAAAAGTAATGCCCTTCTGGCACCGTGTAGACACCGGTATTATCCGACGCCTGATTGCCAATGTTCAGGATCGCATGTTCGACCCCGTTAGGGAGCACTTCGATCTGACGGGATTTTTCGCATACACCACCGGCACCGACGGCACCGTTCTCGCAACGCGGACGCATACCCTGCGGGCCCTGACGGTCCATCACCTCTTCGAAGACACCATCGTCACGCAGTTCGACCGCCGTGCCATTGATGCTAACCACACCACCAGTGATCTGAACCTTGTCACCCGGCAAGCCGATCAGACGCTTGATGTAATCGCGACCAGACACGGGGTGACGGAAGACCACCACATCGCCGCGCTCGGGCTCTGACCCGAACAAACGCGTGTTGTCACCGTCGAACACACCGCAGACGTCTTTTGCGTCGACCTCAATGCCGAACCGCGGCATCATCACGCTGGGACAGGATGCATAGGAATAGCCATAGGCCATTTTGTTCACGAACAGGAAATCCCCGATCAACAACGTCTCTTTCATCGACCCCGAAGGGATCCAGAAAGGCTGGAAAAACAGGGTCCGAAAGACCCCTGCGATCAACAGCGCATAGACGATTGTTTTGATGGTTTCGACAAAGGCGTTGCCGGATTTCTCTTTGGCGGCCATTTTGGCGCTCCTGTTCATGCGTTCGAGCGTTACATGCGGGTGCCATTGACGCAAGTCAAGCAACCCTGCCCCCGATCCATCGACCGAATGGGCCATGATCTGCCGTTAGGTCTGAATACCTGCCTTGGGGCGGGCTTCGATGACGACAAAAGCCTGTGCCCAAGGATGGTCATCTGTCAGCGTGACGTGAATGATCGCCTCGTGGCCGTCGGGTGTCATCTTGGCCAAACGCTCCGCCGCCCAGCCGGTGA
Proteins encoded in this region:
- the rnc gene encoding ribonuclease III, giving the protein MKLNADLRAFEGRIGYHFAKPELLNRAVTHASMSSANRDDNQRLEFLGDRVLGLVMAEALLKLDPAATEGQLAPRFNALVRKEACAEVAREIDMGAVLKLGRSEMLSGGRRKQALLGDAIEAIIAAVYLDGGFDEAKALILRLWGDRVMQVKQDARDAKTALQEWAQARGLPPPAYVQTDRQGPDHAPVFTITARIENGASAVASAPSKRQAEQAAAKTLLAQLERPS
- the lepB gene encoding signal peptidase I, with the protein product MAAKEKSGNAFVETIKTIVYALLIAGVFRTLFFQPFWIPSGSMKETLLIGDFLFVNKMAYGYSYASCPSVMMPRFGIEVDAKDVCGVFDGDNTRLFGSEPERGDVVVFRHPVSGRDYIKRLIGLPGDKVQITGGVVSINGTAVELRDDGVFEEVMDRQGPQGMRPRCENGAVGAGGVCEKSRQIEVLPNGVEHAILNIGNQASDNTGVYTVPEGHYFFMGDNRDNSADSRLAQQAGGVGFVPYENLIGRADRIMFSSAGRSMLFFWTWRSDRFFKAIK
- the era gene encoding GTPase Era — protein: MTTRAGFIALIGEPNAGKSTLLNRMVGAKVSIVTHKVQTTRARIRGVAMEGESQLVFVDTPGLFQPRRRLDRAMVAAAWGGAADADVVILLIEANRGITEGVERILEGLADIGQGRKVALAINKIDRVEAPVLLGLSKEMNDRYDFAETFMISAERGHGVDTLRQWLAGELPEGPWLYPEDQIADLPMRMIAAEMTREKLTLRLHQELPYQLTVETENWEERKDGSARVDQLIYVVRDGHKGIVLGSKGETIKAVSKASREELEEFLGRKVHLFLQVKVRPNWLDEAERYSEMGLEFKDGNV